A DNA window from Lachancea thermotolerans CBS 6340 chromosome G complete sequence contains the following coding sequences:
- the AIM19 gene encoding Aim19p (similar to uniprot|P40502 Saccharomyces cerevisiae YIL087C Hypothetical ORF), producing MSASDVRELSSTPYPALANSLMLLATPVVSPAANAPARQAAQGAGWSRFGSFWSRPKLVGPSTKTALLFGAAQAVGSWIIYDGDLESGSGFLGAWSALYLIVGGRGSISALRYGRVWPLALSAAALSNTLLYARRFISGGFT from the coding sequence ATGTCTGCCAGCGACGTACGTGAACTGTCTAGCACCCCGTACCCGGCTCTCGCCAACTCGCTCATGCTGTTGGCCACGCCCGTGGTTTCGCCGGCAGCCAacgcgcccgcgcgccaAGCGGCGCAGGGCGCGGGCTGGTCGCGCTTCGGAAGCTTCTGGAGCCGTCCCAAGCTCGTGGGACCTAGCACCAAGACCGCGCTGCTGTTCGGCGCCGCGCAGGCGGTGGGAAGCTGGATAATCTACGACGGTGACCTAGAGAGCGGGTCAGGGTTCCTGGGCGCGTGGTCCGCGTTGTATCTAATTGTCGGCGGGCGCGGCTCCATCAGTGCGCTGCGCTATGGCCGCGTGTGGCCGCTGGCGCTGTCCGCGGCCGCCTTGTCAAACACTCTCCTCTACGCGCGTCGTTTTATCTCCGGAGGATTTACATA
- the HHT2 gene encoding histone H3 (highly similar to uniprot|P02303 Saccharomyces cerevisiae YNL031C HHT2 and highly similar to uniprot|P02303 Saccharomyces cerevisiae YBR010W HHT1), translating into MARTKQTARKSTGGKAPRKQLASKAARKSAPSTGGVKKPHRYKPGTVALREIRRFQKSTELLIRKLPFQRLVREIAQDFKTDLRFQSSAIGALQESVEAYLVSLFEDTNLAAIHAKRVTIQKKDIKLARRLRGERS; encoded by the coding sequence ATGGCTAGAACCAAGCAAACAGCAAGAAAGTCTACAGGTGGTAAGGCCCCAAGAAAGCAGCTCGCTTCCAAGGCCGCCAGAAAGTCCGCCCCATCCACCGGTGGTGTCAAGAAGCCTCACAGATACAAGCCAGGTACTGTCGCGCTGAGAGAAATCAGAAGATTCCAGAAGTCTACTGAGCTTTTGATCAGAAAGCTGCCTTTCCAGAGACTGGTCAGAGAGATCGCACAGGACTTCAAGACCGACCTGCGTTTCCAGTCGTCCGCCATCGGTGCGCTGCAGGAATCCGTCGAGGCCTACCTGGTGTCGCTGTTCGAAGACACCAACTTGGCTGCCATTCACGCCAAGCGTGTCACTatccagaagaaggacatcAAGCTGGCCAGAAGATTGAGAGGCGAAAGATCTTAG
- the HHF2 gene encoding histone H4 (highly similar to uniprot|P02309 YBR009C and to uniprot|P02309 YNL030W Saccharomyces cerevisiae, HHF1 and HHF2, two identical histone H4 proteins; core histone required for chromatin assembly and chromosome function; contributes to telomeric silencing; N-terminal domain involved in maintaining genomic integrity) gives MSGRGKGGKGLGKGGAKRHRKILRDNIQGITKPAIRRLARRGGVKRISGLIYEEVRAVLKSFLESVIRDAVTYTEHAKRKTVTSLDVVYALKRQGRTLYGFGG, from the coding sequence ATGTCCGGCAGAGGTAAAGGTGGAAAAGGTCTAGGAAAGGGTGGCGCTAAGCGTCACAGAAAGATTCTGAGAGACAACATCCAGGGTATCACCAAGCCTGCTATCAGAAGACTGGCCAGAAGAGGTGGTGTCAAGCGTATCTCCGGTCTGATCTACGAGGAGGTGAGAGCCGTTCTCAAATCGTTCTTGGAGTCTGTCATCAGAGACGCCGTTACATACACCGAGCACGCCAAGAGAAAGACCGTCACATCTTTGGACGTTGTCTACGCTCTGAAGAGACAAGGTAGAACCTTGTACGGTTTCGGAGGTTAA
- a CDS encoding glycosyltransferase family 15 protein (similar to uniprot|P40504 Saccharomyces cerevisiae YIL085C KTR7 Putative mannosyltransferase involved in protein glycosylation member of the KRE2/MNT1 mannosyltransferase family), producing the protein MRAWTSKAARPKRARKRGLFVCLALAIWGLFHVSKLRSSRDEPFSKMGINSRRDHTFSAGCLDPYAYQEQPGYQRQNATFVMLTRNQELSGVLSSMYSVERHFNQWFQYPYVFLNDEEFSEEFIAQVRAATHADVEFGVLSELEWEFPTEVREQLVFKHSIEDQGDRGIMYGNMESYHKMCRFYSGAFFKHPLVSRHEWYWRIEPDVEFFCDVTYDPFWEMQRRGKKYGFTVLIKELYWTVPNLFRYTRSFIRQNKVKVGDLWDLFVDNYNVAAGDELLNKLANHEWEVERELMDRVEIEHLLETSQYTSAEDVDEELVRTLVSRAKRKPPVIEDKFDNEEYNLCHFWSNFEIARVDLFSTGLYASYFEFLEQSGGFWAERWGDAPVHSLGLGMMLDARDVHYFRDIGYQHSTLAHCPANKRGGQLPYVENPDYATIFGKKRSAYARLGRLGRARSSEQTYGTGCRCVCPRKRDIEDTSATCFGGWYELTRDDRVARTPVDAPALLHELRGDFYST; encoded by the coding sequence ATGCGGGCGTGGACTTCTAAAGCTGCTAGGCCAAAACGAGCTAGAAAGCGCGGTCTCTTTGTGTGCCTCGCGCTTGCTATATGGGGCCTCTTCCACGTATCGAAGCTGCGATCCAGCCGTGATGAGCCGTTCTCGAAAATGGGCATCAATTCGAGGCGCGACCATACGTTCTCCGCAGGCTGTTTAGACCCATATGCTTATCAAGAACAGCCGGGCTATCAAAGACAGAATGCTACCTTTGTAATGCTGACGCGGAACCAGGAGCTAAGTGGTGTATTGAGCTCGATGTACAGTGTAGAGCGGCACTTCAACCAGTGGTTCCAGTATCCGTATGTGTTTCTGAACGATGAGGAGTTTTCTGAGGAGTTTATTGCCCAAGTAAGGGCGGCAACTCACGCTGATGTTGAGTTCGGAGTTTTGAGCGAGCTGGAATGGGAGTTTCCGACTGAAGTGCGTGAGCAGCTCGTGTTCAAACACAGCATCGAAGATCAGGGCGATCGCGGAATTATGTACGGGAACATGGAGTCTTACCACAAGATGTGTCGATTCTACTCAGGTGCGTTTTTTAAGCACCCATTGGTGTCGCGGCACGAGTGGTACTGGCGAATTGAGCCCGATGTAGAGTTTTTCTGCGACGTGACGTACGATCCTTTCTGGGAAATGCAAAGGCGTGGTAAGAAGTACGGCTTCACGGTgctcatcaaagagctATACTGGACCGTGCCGAATCTGTTCCGGTACACCAGAAGCTTTATCCGGCAgaacaaagtcaaagtcgGGGACCTTTGGGACCTGTTTGTGGATAACTACAACGTTGCCGCAGGCGACGAGCTGCTGAACAAGCTGGCCAATCATGAGTGGGAGGTGGAGCGCGAGCTGATGGACCGCGTGGAAATAGAGCACCTGCTGGAGACCTCACAGTACACAAGTGCGGAAGATGTGGACGAAGAGCTGGTGCGCACGCTGGTCAGCCGCGCAAAGCGTAAACCGCCTGTGATTGAGGATAAATTCGACAACGAAGAGTACAACCTCTGCCATTTCTGGAGCAATTTCGAGATCGCGCGCGTGGACCTGTTCAGCACAGGGCTGTACGCGTCGTACTTTGAATTTTTAGAGCAGAGTGGCGGTTTCTGGGCAGAGCGCTGGGGCGATGCGCCCGTCCACTCGCTTGGGCTTGGCATGATGCTCGACGCACGTGACGTTCACTACTTTCGAGACATTGGCTACCAGCACTCAACGCTGGCGCACTGTCCCGCCAACAAGCGCGGCGGGCAGCTGCCGTACGTCGAGAACCCAGACTACGCAACAATCTTCGGGAAAAAGCGCTCCGCGTACGCCCGCCTGGGCCGCCTGGGGCGGGCCCGTAGCAGCGAACAGACGTACGGGACCGGCTGCCGGTGCGTGTGTCCGCGGAAGCGCGACATAGAAGACACGTCCGCGACGTGTTTCGGCGGCTGGTACGAACTGACGCGGGACGACCGCGTGGCGCGTACGCCAGTTGacgcgcccgcgctgctgcACGAGCTGCGCGGCGATTTCTATAGCACGTAA